The Apis mellifera strain DH4 linkage group LG13, Amel_HAv3.1, whole genome shotgun sequence genome includes a region encoding these proteins:
- the LOC100576527 gene encoding cyclic AMP-dependent transcription factor ATF-2 isoform X2: MADTEKMFVCSSFGCNMSFTDEDQLLVHKKKHDMILNLGNSSKNSGFVDQTPTPTRFIRNCEEVGLFQDLQNVNPFEETFRRAVESGNTGTLTVPEAGLTDDTLHTPHIFPHIADVLSSNNQMLSENSVPECSSISIEKNTEGKTIDNEVCTPVKLTETEEQNLLKEKFESSVERNVTLTENIIDQVTHTPIIPKVLQEQSNSQLSFNGEEVQLLLKTADGKLMQLSAIPLCDSVDTTNVQSLKQQTVVIKTEPLLQCNTRLQSKKPAISTLSLAKMKLKQTLTKTTGLQNQKPNGNLRKDELNNAKRENRSKTIEDQLKKKEILERNRASSMRARAKRKAWIQQLERTVTNVNETNVALQMEIKVLRTEVAKLKTLLLAHKDCPVTKAMQKGNGIILGPKIISVNSDAITSPIPVTSTMKRSTFSSTEVPIMPKKKLSLAPSKNPIIFPKVDCNTNLSIPNATLIKTVPTLKIMSVSQLLTEKEETKPIFIMQNPIKKIENSTRQIIQINPNYEIDQSASKNNET; the protein is encoded by the exons ATGGCAGATACTGAGAAAATGTTTGTTTGCTCTTCGTTTGGATGCAATAtg AGTTTTACAGATGAGGATCAGTTATTGGTTCACAAGAAAAAACatgatatgatattaaatcttGGAAACAGTTCTAAGAATAGTGGTTTTGTTg ACCAAACACCTACGCCAACACGTTTCATCAGAAATTGTGAAGAAGTTGgattatttcaagatttacAAAATGTAAATCCTTTTGAAGAAACTTTTAGAAGAGCAGTGGAGTCAGGAAATACTGGTACTCTTACGGTACCAgag gctgGACTTACAGATGATACTTTACATACACCTCATATATTTCCCCATATTGCAGATGTATTGTCTAGTAACAATCAAATGTTATCTGAAAACTCTGTACCAGAATGTAGCAgcatttcaattgaaaaaaatacagaagGAAAAACCATTGATAATGAAGTTTGTACTCCTGTGAAACTTACCGAAACAGAAGagcaaaatttgttaaaagaaaaatttgaatcaagCGTTGAACGAAACGTAACATTAACAGAGAATATTATCGATCAAGTTACGCATACACCAATAATACCGAAAGTTTTACAAGAACAATCCAATTCGCAATT gTCGTTTAATGGTGAGGAAGTTCAGCTGTTGCTAAAAACTGCCGATGgaaaattaatgcaattatCGGCGATTCCACTTTGTGATTCTGTTGACACGACAAACGTACAATCTTTGAAACAACAAACAGTTGTTATAAAAACAGAACCTCTTCTGCAATGTAATACAAGATTACAGTCCAAAAAACCTGCTATTTCTACATTGTCTCTAGCAAAAATG aaattaaaacaaactttAACAAAAACTACCGGTTTGCAAAATCAAAAACCCAATGGTAATCTTCGGaaagatgaattaaataatgcgaaaagagaaaatagaagTAAAACGATAGAggatcaattgaaaaaaaaagaaattcttgaaCGTAATCGTGCTAGCTCCATGAGAGCAAGAGCAAAAAGGAAAGCGTGGATACAACAACTTGAAAGAACAGTCACTAATGTAAACGAGACGAACGTAGCACTCCAGATGGAAATAAAGGTTTTACGAACGGAGGTTGCTAAATTAAAAACGCTTCTATTGGCTCATAAAGATTGTCCAGTTACAAAAGCAATGCAAAAag GAAATGGTATAATACTCGGCccaaaaataatatctgtAAATTCAGACGCTATAACTAGTCCAATTCCGGTGACATCAACAATGAAAAGATCTACTTTTTCTTCCACGGAAGTGCCTATtatgccaaaaaaaaaattatctttggcACCATCAAAAAAtcctataatttttccaaaagtaGATTGCAATACAAATCTATCGATTCCTAATGCcacattaattaaaactgtACCTACTCTGAAAATTATGAGTGTCAGTCAACTCTTAacagagaaggaagaaacaaagccaatttttatcatgcaaaatccaataaaaaaaatagaaaattccactagacaaataattcaaataaatcctAATTACGAGATTGATCAAAGCGCATCAAAGAATAACGAAACGTGA
- the LOC100576527 gene encoding cyclic AMP-dependent transcription factor ATF-2 isoform X1, whose protein sequence is MADTEKMFVCSSFGCNMSFTDEDQLLVHKKKHDMILNLGNSSKNSGFVADQTPTPTRFIRNCEEVGLFQDLQNVNPFEETFRRAVESGNTGTLTVPEAGLTDDTLHTPHIFPHIADVLSSNNQMLSENSVPECSSISIEKNTEGKTIDNEVCTPVKLTETEEQNLLKEKFESSVERNVTLTENIIDQVTHTPIIPKVLQEQSNSQLSFNGEEVQLLLKTADGKLMQLSAIPLCDSVDTTNVQSLKQQTVVIKTEPLLQCNTRLQSKKPAISTLSLAKMKLKQTLTKTTGLQNQKPNGNLRKDELNNAKRENRSKTIEDQLKKKEILERNRASSMRARAKRKAWIQQLERTVTNVNETNVALQMEIKVLRTEVAKLKTLLLAHKDCPVTKAMQKGNGIILGPKIISVNSDAITSPIPVTSTMKRSTFSSTEVPIMPKKKLSLAPSKNPIIFPKVDCNTNLSIPNATLIKTVPTLKIMSVSQLLTEKEETKPIFIMQNPIKKIENSTRQIIQINPNYEIDQSASKNNET, encoded by the exons ATGGCAGATACTGAGAAAATGTTTGTTTGCTCTTCGTTTGGATGCAATAtg AGTTTTACAGATGAGGATCAGTTATTGGTTCACAAGAAAAAACatgatatgatattaaatcttGGAAACAGTTCTAAGAATAGTGGTTTTGTTg cagACCAAACACCTACGCCAACACGTTTCATCAGAAATTGTGAAGAAGTTGgattatttcaagatttacAAAATGTAAATCCTTTTGAAGAAACTTTTAGAAGAGCAGTGGAGTCAGGAAATACTGGTACTCTTACGGTACCAgag gctgGACTTACAGATGATACTTTACATACACCTCATATATTTCCCCATATTGCAGATGTATTGTCTAGTAACAATCAAATGTTATCTGAAAACTCTGTACCAGAATGTAGCAgcatttcaattgaaaaaaatacagaagGAAAAACCATTGATAATGAAGTTTGTACTCCTGTGAAACTTACCGAAACAGAAGagcaaaatttgttaaaagaaaaatttgaatcaagCGTTGAACGAAACGTAACATTAACAGAGAATATTATCGATCAAGTTACGCATACACCAATAATACCGAAAGTTTTACAAGAACAATCCAATTCGCAATT gTCGTTTAATGGTGAGGAAGTTCAGCTGTTGCTAAAAACTGCCGATGgaaaattaatgcaattatCGGCGATTCCACTTTGTGATTCTGTTGACACGACAAACGTACAATCTTTGAAACAACAAACAGTTGTTATAAAAACAGAACCTCTTCTGCAATGTAATACAAGATTACAGTCCAAAAAACCTGCTATTTCTACATTGTCTCTAGCAAAAATG aaattaaaacaaactttAACAAAAACTACCGGTTTGCAAAATCAAAAACCCAATGGTAATCTTCGGaaagatgaattaaataatgcgaaaagagaaaatagaagTAAAACGATAGAggatcaattgaaaaaaaaagaaattcttgaaCGTAATCGTGCTAGCTCCATGAGAGCAAGAGCAAAAAGGAAAGCGTGGATACAACAACTTGAAAGAACAGTCACTAATGTAAACGAGACGAACGTAGCACTCCAGATGGAAATAAAGGTTTTACGAACGGAGGTTGCTAAATTAAAAACGCTTCTATTGGCTCATAAAGATTGTCCAGTTACAAAAGCAATGCAAAAag GAAATGGTATAATACTCGGCccaaaaataatatctgtAAATTCAGACGCTATAACTAGTCCAATTCCGGTGACATCAACAATGAAAAGATCTACTTTTTCTTCCACGGAAGTGCCTATtatgccaaaaaaaaaattatctttggcACCATCAAAAAAtcctataatttttccaaaagtaGATTGCAATACAAATCTATCGATTCCTAATGCcacattaattaaaactgtACCTACTCTGAAAATTATGAGTGTCAGTCAACTCTTAacagagaaggaagaaacaaagccaatttttatcatgcaaaatccaataaaaaaaatagaaaattccactagacaaataattcaaataaatcctAATTACGAGATTGATCAAAGCGCATCAAAGAATAACGAAACGTGA
- the LOC113218575 gene encoding neprilysin-1-like, whose amino-acid sequence MNALNDIEEEMKVDIEESNWASEEIKGFALRKIKSIKKNIGYPDWYNNASIVENYFGDLTMGPTYFENALRFQKFYKLKELRLLKYKDLAKSWIIDPLTINAFYLSESNSITVPLANLQKPFFSKNQPNTINYALTGFLLAHELYHSFDELKRFFNEHGKKINWPKTMTNEYYKSAQCFIDQYNNYTLNGTSSGIKIKNYGNQTFDENMPDTMGLRTAYKAYKRRERINRKSEAALPGLEMFSNDQIFFLSSANLWCENRDSETEITEAKLDVHSIARLRSIGALSNNQDFANAFSCPIGSPMNREKKCNIWKI is encoded by the exons ATGAATGCGTTGAATGATATAGAAGAGGAAATGAAAGTGGATATAGAAGAATCGAATTGGGCGAGCGAGGAGATAAAAGGTTTcgctttgagaaaaattaaatccataaagaagaatattggTTATCCGGATTGGTACAACAACGCGTCcatcgtggaaaattattttggcGAT CTCACGATGGGACCGACGTATTTCGAAAATGCTTtgagatttcaaaaattttataaattaaaggaattacgacttttgaaatataaagatttagcAAAATC GTGGATTATTGATCCTTTGACGATCAATGCTTTTTACTTAAGCGAATCGAATTCGATCA cgGTACCCCTGGCCAATCTACAGAAACCATTTTTCAGCAAGAATCAGCCAAA TACGATCAACTATGCATTGACTGGATTTTTACTGGCTCATGAATTATATCATTCGTTTGATGAATTAA aacgttttttcaatgaacatggaaaaaagataaattggcCAAAAACAATGACaaacgaatattataaaagcgCTCAATGTTTTATCGAtcagtataataattatactttgaaTGGCACATCTTCtggcataaaaattaaa AATTATGGCAATCAAacttttgatgaaaatatgcCAGACACTATGGGATTGAGAACTGCATACAAAGCGTataaaagaagggaaagaatAAATAGGAAATCAGAAGCAGCATTGCCTGGATTAGAAATGTTCAGCAacgatcaaattttcttcttatcgtCTGCAAAT tTATGGTGTGAAAATAGAGATTCCGAAACAGAAATAACGGAAGCTAAATTAGACGTGCACAGTATCGCACGATTAAGATCCATTGGCGCTCTTTCAAACAATCAAGATTTTGCAAATGCATTTTCGTGCCCCATTGGCAGTCCTatgaatcgtgaaaaaaagtgcaacatttggaaaatataa